The window CTTGTCGCCGATCCCTAATTCGTCGGAGACGCGGACGACCTCGTCGACGCTCTTGTAGACGCCCGGGGCCTCCTCGGCGACCGTCGCGCCCGATTGGGCCTTCACGTAGATCTGCTCCTGGTCGCGGAGTTCCTCCTGGACCGTCTCGCCCCAGTACTCGTTCTTCGCCTGCGTCCGACTCATCGTCCGTCCCGCGCCGTGCGCCGTCGAGCCGAAGGACACCGCCATCGACTCCTCGCCGCCGCGGAGGACGTACGAGCCCGCCCCCATGCTGCCGGGGATGATGATCGGCTGTCCCACGTCGCGGTAGGCGGCCGGTAGCTCCGGTCGGCCGGCCGGGAAGGCGCGCGTCGCTCCCTTCCGGTGGACGTAGAGCTCTCGCTCCGCTCGATCCACTGCTTCGTCGGGAGCCGCGGGACGCCCGTCGGCGTCGACGCCGACCTCGTGGACTTCCTTCTTCCCGATGTTGTGCGCGACGTCGTAGAGCAGTTCCATCTCCATCGACTCCCAGTCCCGCTCGAAGACGCGCTCGAAGACGCGCCGGGTCCGGTGCATGATGAGCTGTCGGTTCACCCACGCGAAGTTGATCGCCGCGCACATCGCGCCGTAGTACTCCTCGGCCAACTGCGAGCCCGCCGGCGCGGCCGCCAGTTCCTTGTCGGGCAGCTCCGCGAGGAGGTCGCCGTGTTCCCGTTCGATCTCTCGGAGGTAGTCCGTGCAGATCTGGTGACCGAGGCCGCGGGACCCGCAGTGGATCAGCACGACGATCTGATCGGCTTCGAGTCCGAACTCCGTCGCGACCTCCGGTCGGAAGATGTCGGTGACGCGCTGCACCTCCAGGAAGTGGTTCCCGGAGCCGAGGCTCCCGACCTGGTTCTTCCCGCGGTCCTTGGCCTTCTGAGAGACCGCGTCGGGGTCGGCGTCGGGACGCATCCCCTCGTCCTCGCAGTGGGCGAGGTCGTCCTCGACGGCGTAGCCGTGTTCGAGCGCCCAGTCGACGCCCCGGTTCAGGATCGATTCGAGCGTGTCGCGGTCGGACTCGACGATGCCGCCGCCGCCGAGTCCCGACGGCACGTTCGCGAAGAGCGCGTCGACGAGTTCCTCCTCGTGACCGACGACGTCGTCGTAGGTCAGGTTCGTCCGCATCATCCTGACGCCGCAGTTGATGTCGTAGCCGATCGCGCCCGGCGAGATGCAGCCGGTCTCGACGTCCGTCGCGCCGACGCCGCCGACGGGGAACCCGTAGCCCTGGTGGCCGTCGGGCATACAGATCGCGCGGTCTGCGATCCCCGGGAGGTGCGTCGCGTTCCGGAGCTGCTGGAGGGTCTTGTCGTCGCCGATCTGTTCGAGCAGCGCCTCGCTCGCGAGCACTCGTGCGGGGACGTTCATTCCGCCTTCGCGGGGGATCTCCCAGACGTGCTCGCGGACCCGTTCGAGGCGGACGCCGTTGTACTCGAGGACCTCGGGGTCGTCGTGATCGCTCATATCTCCATAGACGACGCCCCGCGAGGAAAGCGTTCCCTTCGTGACCGCCTCCGAAGGGCGGCGGAGCGGCCCGCTACTCCTGGTAGGCGATCCGGACCTGCTCCCACTTGTTCTTCGACTCCAGATGCGTCTGCAGCGCGTCGGCGTACTCCTGGGTCAACCGTTCGGCCGCGGCGATGCGCTCTCGGTCCGATCCCCCGCTCGTCCCGTTTCCGAGCCCGAGCGCACCCTTGATTTGATCGACGACGCCGCCCGACGATCCGCCGGAACTGTCGTCTCCGGGCGCACCGCCCATCTGCGCCATCTGCGATTGGATGTTGTCCAGCTCCGGCATAATCTGCGGGAGCTTCTCGGTGTCGGCGACGATCCGCGCCTGCTCGGGATCGTCGGCGTACTCGATGTCCAACTCGGTCGCGGTCATAATGAGTCCCCACTCCTGACTCGAGAACTCCGAGTTCTCGACGCGGTCGGTGAACTCCCGATCGACAGCCATCCGATCCCCGACGATGCTGTCGGTCCAGTCTGACATACGCTCCCGTAGGTCAGTCGTCGGTTTGAGCGTTTCCCTCACGGTCCGTCTGGACCGTCGAGGAACGCGTTTTTATCGACGGAGATCAGGGAGTACGTATGGATCGGTACGACCTCCTCTATACGCTCTACGAGGAGTACGAGACGGACACGCTGCGGGATCTCCAGAACTTCGTCGATCTCTTTCCTCCCGTCGACTCCCGGGTCGCACTCGAGTACTGGGAGGACGCGAGCGACGAACTGGCCGACCGGAAGGGCGACATCGCCCAGTCGTTCGCCGCGGGTGAAACCCTCGCGAACATCGCCGCCCGCGCGACCCGCGAGCAGACGTTCACCGCCCTCGACCTCCACTCGAAGTACGGTCGCTCGGTGAACGCGCTCGTGCTCGACGTCGACGAGACGCTGCGGTCGGCCGGGCAGACGGACAACGAGATCCCGCGAGAGACGCTGCACCTCCTGACGCAACTGCACGAGACCGGGGTCCCGATCGTGATCTGCACCGGACAGACCCTCGAGAACGTGAAGGGATTCATGATCCAGGGCCTCGGAACCGAGCTGGTTCACTCCGGATCGTTCAGCATCGTCTACGAGGCGGGGACGGGCGTGTTCACGCCCGGACACGGGTCGGACACGAAGCGGCTGCTGTACGAGACGCTCGACGAGGAGATCCAGGAGGTCTTCTCGCTGGTCCGCTCGCGCGTGCTCACCGCCGCGCCGGGGGAGCTGCGCCGCTCGCTGCACCTCCAGGGCAACGAGTTCAACGTCACGCTCAAGCCGAACTTCGACGTCGGCAGCGACGCCGCCGCGGAGGTCATCGACCGGGGGCTCGTGTACCTCATCGACCTGCTCGGCCGCGCCGTCGCCGAGACCGTCGAGGGCGTCGACGACGTGGGGATCGAAGTCCGCGACGTCGACGGCGACGGGCGCGATCGCCCGACGGGTTGGGCGCGGGCGTACTACGCCGACGCCGACCCGGAGATCGCCGACGTGCTCGCCGCCGAGGACGCGACCCCTGACTGCGACGTCGAAGTCGTCCCGGAGCCGATCCGCGAGCGGTTCGACCGGATCGACGTCGGATACTACCACGCCGACGCCGCCGAGATCGGCTCGCTGGACCTGGACAAGCCGACGGGCGTCGACGAGGCGCTGGACGTCCTAGAAATCGAGGACCCGTTCGTGCTGGTGATGGGCGACAGCAAGTCCGACCTCCGGGTGATGGAGTGGGCCGAGGAGGCCGACGCCGGCCTCGCGGCGGCGCCGCGGCACGCCTCGGAGTCGGTCCTCGAACACGTGCGGTCGACCGACGAACTGGTGTACGAAC is drawn from Halobellus limi and contains these coding sequences:
- a CDS encoding RtcB family protein, with protein sequence MSDHDDPEVLEYNGVRLERVREHVWEIPREGGMNVPARVLASEALLEQIGDDKTLQQLRNATHLPGIADRAICMPDGHQGYGFPVGGVGATDVETGCISPGAIGYDINCGVRMMRTNLTYDDVVGHEEELVDALFANVPSGLGGGGIVESDRDTLESILNRGVDWALEHGYAVEDDLAHCEDEGMRPDADPDAVSQKAKDRGKNQVGSLGSGNHFLEVQRVTDIFRPEVATEFGLEADQIVVLIHCGSRGLGHQICTDYLREIEREHGDLLAELPDKELAAAPAGSQLAEEYYGAMCAAINFAWVNRQLIMHRTRRVFERVFERDWESMEMELLYDVAHNIGKKEVHEVGVDADGRPAAPDEAVDRAERELYVHRKGATRAFPAGRPELPAAYRDVGQPIIIPGSMGAGSYVLRGGEESMAVSFGSTAHGAGRTMSRTQAKNEYWGETVQEELRDQEQIYVKAQSGATVAEEAPGVYKSVDEVVRVSDELGIGDKVARTFPVCNIKG
- a CDS encoding DUF5799 family protein, which gives rise to MSDWTDSIVGDRMAVDREFTDRVENSEFSSQEWGLIMTATELDIEYADDPEQARIVADTEKLPQIMPELDNIQSQMAQMGGAPGDDSSGGSSGGVVDQIKGALGLGNGTSGGSDRERIAAAERLTQEYADALQTHLESKNKWEQVRIAYQE
- a CDS encoding HAD family hydrolase — protein: MDRYDLLYTLYEEYETDTLRDLQNFVDLFPPVDSRVALEYWEDASDELADRKGDIAQSFAAGETLANIAARATREQTFTALDLHSKYGRSVNALVLDVDETLRSAGQTDNEIPRETLHLLTQLHETGVPIVICTGQTLENVKGFMIQGLGTELVHSGSFSIVYEAGTGVFTPGHGSDTKRLLYETLDEEIQEVFSLVRSRVLTAAPGELRRSLHLQGNEFNVTLKPNFDVGSDAAAEVIDRGLVYLIDLLGRAVAETVEGVDDVGIEVRDVDGDGRDRPTGWARAYYADADPEIADVLAAEDATPDCDVEVVPEPIRERFDRIDVGYYHADAAEIGSLDLDKPTGVDEALDVLEIEDPFVLVMGDSKSDLRVMEWAEEADAGLAAAPRHASESVLEHVRSTDELVYEPGDAGSILRTVSVLNQLSEW